The DNA region CTGTGATACAAAACGCATCTTTAAAGAAAGTTTTGTTTTGCCGGCATTTTCTTGGATGTCGACGACAGATTGGAACGGTGCGAGGTCGAACTGCTCCGAACCTTCATTCGTGTAAATTAGTTGACTTAAGGGGTGGATTTCATCGAAAGTGTAAATGTTCGGATAATCTACACCGTCGGGGCCATGCATAGTAATGCGCATCTTACCCCCAGCCTGTACGTTTAATTCGTCTACAGTGCTAGTAAATCCAGCAGGTCCCCACCATTTAGCGACCTTTTCAGGGTTATTCCATGCATCCCAAATTTCTTGCGGGGAAGCATCGGTCACTACTTCGGCGGTAAGTGTATAGATATCATTCATTATTTTTTGCTCCTTATTTAACCTTTTAGTTAACTATAGCGTGAAATACCTCGGCAAATCAAGAGCTGTT from Candidatus Saccharimonadales bacterium includes:
- a CDS encoding SRPBCC domain-containing protein → MNDIYTLTAEVVTDASPQEIWDAWNNPEKVAKWWGPAGFTSTVDELNVQAGGKMRITMHGPDGVDYPNIYTFDEIHPLSQLIYTNEGSEQFDLAPFQSVVDIQENAGKTKLSLKMRFVSQEEKDKHVNQFHADEGSRQLLERLGEQAKA